A single window of Pseudoduganella plicata DNA harbors:
- a CDS encoding cytochrome ubiquinol oxidase subunit I: MPDISALDLARIQFAFTMAFHIVFPALTIGMSSYLAVLEACWLRTGQAVYVDLYHFWLRIFAVTFGMGVVSGIVMAYQFGTNWSFFSEFAGGITGPLLAYEVLTAFFLEAGFLGVMLFGWTRVGPGLHFLATCMVAVGTLISATWILASNSWMQTPQGHAIVNGRAVPVDWLAVIFNPSFPYRLAHMGTAAYLATALFVGAAGAWHLLKGHDNPAVRKMLSMAMWMALLVAPIQAVIGDLHGLNTAKHQPAKVAAMEGHWQNEGDAALPLLLFGIPDMAAERTRYAVGIPHLGSVILTHSWTGQIPGLKEFPADERPNALIVFWSFRIMVGLGLAMIALGLWSLWLRRGAALYRQRLFLRFAVVMGPSGLLAILAGWVTTEVGRQPWVVYGLLRTADAVSPHSAGSLALTLALFVVSYLFVFGLGIAYVLRLVRKGPQAFDLQASPSGGPGAARTPARPLSAAEEGQ; this comes from the coding sequence ATGCCGGACATTTCCGCTCTAGACCTGGCACGCATCCAGTTCGCATTCACGATGGCGTTCCACATCGTTTTCCCGGCACTGACGATCGGCATGTCCAGCTACCTGGCCGTGCTGGAAGCGTGCTGGCTACGCACGGGCCAGGCCGTGTATGTCGACCTGTATCACTTCTGGCTGCGCATCTTTGCCGTCACCTTCGGCATGGGCGTCGTGTCGGGCATCGTCATGGCCTACCAGTTCGGCACCAACTGGAGCTTCTTTTCCGAGTTCGCCGGCGGCATCACGGGGCCGCTGCTGGCCTATGAAGTGCTGACGGCATTCTTCCTCGAAGCGGGCTTTCTGGGCGTCATGCTGTTCGGCTGGACGCGCGTGGGACCGGGCCTGCATTTTCTCGCCACCTGCATGGTGGCCGTCGGCACGCTGATTTCGGCAACGTGGATCCTGGCGTCGAACAGCTGGATGCAGACGCCTCAGGGCCACGCGATCGTCAACGGCCGGGCGGTGCCGGTGGACTGGCTGGCCGTCATCTTCAATCCGTCGTTTCCGTACCGGCTGGCCCATATGGGCACGGCTGCCTACCTGGCGACGGCACTGTTTGTCGGTGCCGCCGGCGCATGGCACCTGCTCAAGGGGCACGACAATCCGGCGGTGCGCAAGATGCTGTCGATGGCAATGTGGATGGCGTTGCTGGTCGCGCCCATCCAGGCCGTCATCGGCGACTTGCACGGGCTGAACACGGCGAAGCACCAGCCGGCCAAGGTGGCGGCGATGGAAGGGCACTGGCAGAACGAGGGCGACGCGGCGCTGCCGCTGCTGCTGTTCGGCATACCGGACATGGCGGCGGAGCGCACCCGCTACGCCGTCGGCATCCCGCACCTGGGCAGCGTGATCCTGACGCACAGCTGGACCGGGCAGATTCCCGGCCTGAAGGAGTTCCCGGCGGACGAGCGGCCCAATGCGCTGATCGTGTTCTGGAGTTTCCGCATCATGGTCGGGCTCGGGCTGGCGATGATCGCCCTCGGGCTGTGGAGCCTGTGGCTGCGGCGCGGGGCGGCGCTGTACCGCCAGCGGCTGTTCCTGCGCTTTGCCGTCGTCATGGGCCCAAGCGGGCTGCTGGCCATCCTGGCTGGCTGGGTCACCACCGAGGTAGGCCGCCAGCCGTGGGTTGTCTACGGCCTGCTGCGCACGGCGGACGCGGTTTCGCCTCACAGTGCCGGCTCGCTGGCGCTAACTCTTGCGCTGTTCGTCGTCAGCTACCTGTTCGTGTTCGGCCTAGGCATCGCCTACGTGCTGCGCCTGGTGCGCAAGGGGCCGCAGGCGTTCGACCTGCAGGCGTCGCCGTCGGGCGGGCCGGGCGCGGCGCGCACGCCGGCGCGGCCGCTGTCCGCCGCGGAGGAAGGGCAATGA
- the cydB gene encoding cytochrome d ubiquinol oxidase subunit II: MDVDVSVIWAGIVFFGVFMYVVMDGFDLGIGMLYPFVPAREDRDTMMNTVAPVWDGNETWLVLGGAGLLAAFPVAYSIILSGLYLPLIFMLLGLLFRGVAFEFRFRAHEGERHIWDKAFIGGSLVAAFFQGVSLGAFLSGIRVSGRSYAGTVVDWLAPFPLAAGVGVMIAYTLLGCTWLIMKTEGPLQQRMIAVARPFAWLMLAAIAAVSVWTPLRHAQVAERWFSFPNLAFLSPVPLLVLAAVFFLLRSLRRDPHRLPFLMALAVIFLAYAGMAISIWPHIVPPYITIWEAAAPPSSQKFTLVGTLLILPFILLYTGWSYYVFRGKVRAGQGYH, encoded by the coding sequence ATGGACGTCGACGTTTCCGTGATCTGGGCCGGGATCGTTTTCTTCGGCGTCTTCATGTACGTCGTCATGGACGGCTTCGATCTCGGTATCGGCATGCTGTATCCGTTCGTGCCCGCGCGCGAGGACCGCGACACCATGATGAACACGGTGGCGCCGGTCTGGGACGGCAACGAGACGTGGCTGGTGCTGGGCGGCGCGGGCCTGCTGGCGGCGTTCCCCGTGGCCTACTCGATCATCCTGTCCGGCCTCTATCTGCCGCTGATTTTCATGCTGCTCGGGCTGCTGTTTCGCGGCGTCGCGTTCGAGTTCCGCTTCAGGGCACACGAGGGCGAGCGCCATATCTGGGACAAGGCGTTCATCGGCGGCTCGCTGGTCGCGGCGTTCTTCCAGGGCGTATCGCTGGGCGCCTTCCTGAGCGGCATCCGCGTCTCCGGCCGCAGCTATGCCGGCACCGTCGTCGACTGGCTGGCGCCGTTCCCGCTGGCGGCCGGCGTCGGCGTCATGATCGCCTATACGCTGCTGGGCTGTACCTGGCTGATCATGAAGACGGAAGGGCCGCTGCAGCAACGCATGATCGCCGTGGCGCGACCGTTCGCGTGGCTGATGCTGGCGGCCATCGCCGCTGTCAGCGTCTGGACGCCGCTGCGTCATGCACAGGTCGCCGAGCGCTGGTTCAGCTTCCCCAATCTCGCCTTCCTGTCGCCGGTGCCGCTGCTCGTGCTGGCTGCGGTGTTCTTCCTGTTGCGCTCACTGAGGCGTGACCCGCACCGGCTGCCGTTCCTGATGGCGCTGGCGGTGATTTTCCTTGCCTATGCCGGCATGGCGATCAGCATCTGGCCGCATATCGTGCCCCCCTACATCACGATCTGGGAAGCGGCGGCGCCGCCGTCGAGCCAGAAATTCACGCTGGTCGGCACCTTGCTGATCCTGCCGTTCATCCTGCTGTACACGGGCTGGTCGTACTACGTCTTCCGCGGCAAGGTGCGCGCGGGGCAGGGGTATCACTGA
- a CDS encoding DUF2474 domain-containing protein yields MGGGRLWLRRLGWLVVLWAVGVAALGVVALALRLAMQAAGLR; encoded by the coding sequence ATGGGTGGCGGACGCCTGTGGCTGCGCCGGCTGGGCTGGCTGGTCGTGCTGTGGGCGGTCGGCGTGGCCGCGCTGGGCGTTGTTGCGCTGGCATTGCGGCTGGCGATGCAGGCGGCGGGGCTGCGCTAG
- a CDS encoding TorD/DmsD family molecular chaperone yields the protein MQGQSVPTIQPAPTAPDTGRNVPLPLASEDQARADLYALAARLLLAPPDAALLADLAAADPILGSQEERPLEDAWEKLVLAAGITDADAVADEFNALFISLGTPPLNPYGSLYLSGFMNDTPLAQLRTDLAALGLARVAGVAEFEDHLGALCETMRVLVMRRTPLARQQQFFEAHIGPWHGKCLADMEQAPGAGFYRVVAAFVAAFLTIEAQAFAVDTPFDEAALP from the coding sequence GTGCAGGGCCAGTCAGTACCTACGATTCAACCCGCGCCCACGGCGCCCGACACCGGGCGCAATGTCCCGCTGCCGCTGGCTTCCGAAGACCAGGCCAGGGCCGACCTGTACGCGTTGGCCGCGCGCCTGTTGCTGGCGCCGCCCGACGCGGCCCTGCTGGCCGACCTGGCCGCGGCCGATCCGATCCTGGGCAGCCAGGAAGAGCGTCCCCTGGAGGATGCCTGGGAAAAGCTCGTGCTGGCGGCCGGCATCACGGATGCCGACGCCGTCGCCGACGAGTTCAACGCGCTGTTCATCAGCCTGGGTACGCCGCCGCTCAATCCCTACGGTTCGCTGTACCTGTCCGGTTTCATGAACGATACGCCGCTGGCGCAGCTGCGCACCGACCTGGCCGCCCTGGGGCTGGCGCGCGTGGCCGGGGTGGCCGAGTTCGAGGATCACCTGGGCGCACTGTGCGAGACGATGCGCGTGCTGGTCATGCGCCGCACGCCTCTGGCGCGCCAGCAGCAGTTCTTTGAAGCGCATATCGGGCCGTGGCACGGCAAGTGCCTGGCCGATATGGAACAGGCGCCGGGCGCCGGCTTCTATCGCGTCGTGGCGGCGTTCGTCGCGGCATTCCTGACCATCGAAGCGCAGGCGTTCGCCGTCGACACCCCGTTCGACGAGGCCGCGCTGCCATAA
- a CDS encoding formate dehydrogenase: MSDIPCNDDQLRDDQPRDEHLRTRRAFLKAAPLGALALVAGGAPAAEVAAAAPVPAAPTTSKGYHETEHIRRYYQTAAYW; the protein is encoded by the coding sequence ATGAGCGACATTCCCTGTAACGACGACCAGCTGCGCGACGACCAACCGCGCGACGAACACCTGCGCACCCGCCGCGCCTTCCTGAAGGCGGCCCCGCTGGGCGCGCTGGCCCTGGTTGCCGGCGGGGCACCGGCCGCCGAGGTGGCGGCAGCCGCTCCCGTGCCCGCCGCGCCAACCACGTCGAAGGGCTATCACGAGACGGAACATATCCGCCGGTATTACCAGACCGCCGCCTACTGGTAA
- a CDS encoding formate dehydrogenase subunit alpha, with protein sequence MSLQKITRDDGRRRRRFLIGAGITAGAGALARHLPLNVMQPAAAADAVPDAPVKTEIKHTVCSHCSVGCSVEAVVSNGVWVRQEPAFDSPLNMGAHCAKGASVREHGFGEHRLRYPMKLVNGKYTRISWDQAINEIGDKLLTLRQKSGPDALMVIGSSKHNNEQAYLLRKWVSFWGSNNVDHQARICHSTTVAGVAQTFGYGAMTNSFNDLHYSKAVLFIGSNPAEAHPISMLHFLHAKELGAKMIVIDPRFTRTARFAHHYVRVRPGTDIALVWGIVWHIFANGWEDKKFIEDRTYGMEEVRKEVAKWTPEKVSDVTGVPEAAVRTAAEMLALNRPSSVVWCMGITQHHVGTANVRALSILQLVLGNIGVPGGGANIYRGHDNVQGATDVGPNADSLPGYYGLAEGAWKHFANAWGVDYEWIKSRYGSKELMEKPGITVSRWYDAVNEEVQYMDQPSTLKAVFYWGHAPNSQTRLPDMKAAMQKLDMLVVIDPYPSLTAAMHGRQDGVYLLPAASQFETQGSVTASNRSIQWRERVIQPLFECKTDHEIMYLFARKLGFANELCKNIKVVHNEPVVEDILREINRSCWTIGYTGCSPERLKLHMENKHTFNPTTLRADYGPCKGDYYGLPWPCWGTPEMKHPGTPILYDLSKTVAEGGLPFRANWGVEHDGKSLLAADGSFNKGSELDTGYPEFDHVFLKKLGWWSELTPQEQALAEGKNWKTDNSGGIIRVAIKHGCAPYGNARARAHVWNFPDPVPVHREPLLSSRRDLVAKYPTYDDKANFWRLPTLFKSVQAVDFSKDYPLIMTSGRLVEYEGGGEETRSNPWLAELQQNMFCEVNPQDAAQIGARVGEYIWIETPTGARLKMMAMVTPRVPPGIVWMPFHFGGWWMGEDLEKHYPEGGAPEVRGESVNTGWTYGYDAVTMMQETKVSLCRLARA encoded by the coding sequence ATGTCCCTGCAAAAAATCACTCGCGACGACGGACGCCGTCGCCGCCGCTTCCTGATCGGTGCCGGCATCACGGCCGGTGCCGGCGCGCTGGCGCGCCACCTGCCGCTGAACGTCATGCAGCCGGCCGCCGCCGCGGACGCCGTGCCCGATGCACCCGTCAAAACGGAGATCAAGCACACGGTCTGCAGCCACTGCTCGGTCGGCTGCTCCGTCGAGGCGGTCGTCAGCAACGGGGTCTGGGTGCGGCAGGAACCGGCCTTCGATTCGCCGCTGAACATGGGGGCGCACTGTGCCAAGGGCGCATCCGTGCGCGAGCACGGCTTCGGCGAACACCGCCTGCGCTATCCGATGAAGCTGGTGAACGGCAAGTACACGCGCATCTCGTGGGACCAGGCCATCAACGAGATCGGCGACAAGCTGCTCACGCTGCGCCAGAAGTCGGGGCCGGACGCGCTGATGGTGATCGGCAGCTCGAAGCACAACAACGAACAGGCCTACCTGCTGCGCAAGTGGGTGTCGTTCTGGGGCTCCAACAACGTCGACCACCAGGCCCGCATCTGCCATTCGACCACCGTCGCAGGCGTCGCGCAGACGTTCGGCTACGGCGCGATGACGAACTCCTTCAACGACCTTCACTACAGCAAGGCCGTGCTGTTCATCGGCTCCAATCCCGCCGAGGCGCACCCGATCTCGATGCTGCACTTCCTGCACGCCAAGGAGCTGGGCGCGAAGATGATCGTCATCGACCCGCGCTTCACGCGCACGGCGCGCTTCGCCCACCACTATGTGCGCGTGCGGCCCGGCACGGATATCGCGCTGGTGTGGGGCATCGTCTGGCACATCTTCGCCAACGGCTGGGAGGACAAGAAATTCATCGAGGACCGCACCTACGGCATGGAAGAGGTGCGCAAGGAAGTGGCCAAGTGGACGCCCGAGAAGGTGTCGGACGTGACGGGGGTGCCGGAGGCGGCGGTGCGCACGGCGGCCGAGATGCTGGCGCTGAACCGCCCGTCGTCGGTGGTCTGGTGCATGGGCATCACGCAGCACCACGTGGGCACGGCCAATGTGCGGGCGCTGTCGATCCTGCAGCTCGTGCTGGGCAATATCGGCGTGCCGGGCGGCGGCGCCAACATCTACCGAGGCCACGACAACGTGCAGGGCGCCACCGACGTCGGCCCGAACGCCGATTCGCTGCCGGGCTACTACGGCCTGGCCGAAGGGGCGTGGAAGCACTTCGCCAACGCCTGGGGTGTCGACTACGAGTGGATCAAGAGCCGCTACGGCTCCAAGGAGCTGATGGAGAAGCCTGGGATTACCGTGTCGCGCTGGTACGACGCCGTCAACGAGGAAGTCCAGTACATGGACCAGCCCAGCACCCTGAAGGCGGTGTTCTACTGGGGGCACGCGCCCAACAGCCAGACCCGCCTGCCGGACATGAAGGCGGCCATGCAGAAGCTGGACATGCTGGTCGTGATCGATCCGTATCCAAGCCTGACGGCGGCGATGCACGGACGCCAGGACGGCGTCTACCTGCTGCCGGCAGCGTCGCAGTTCGAGACGCAGGGCTCGGTGACGGCATCGAACCGCAGCATCCAGTGGCGCGAACGCGTGATCCAGCCGCTGTTCGAGTGCAAGACCGACCACGAGATCATGTACCTGTTCGCCAGGAAGCTGGGCTTTGCCAATGAGCTGTGCAAGAACATCAAGGTGGTGCACAACGAGCCCGTGGTGGAGGACATCCTGCGCGAGATCAACCGTTCGTGCTGGACCATCGGCTACACCGGCTGCTCGCCCGAGCGCCTGAAGCTCCATATGGAGAACAAGCACACGTTCAACCCCACCACCTTGCGCGCCGATTACGGTCCGTGCAAGGGCGACTACTACGGGCTGCCGTGGCCATGCTGGGGCACGCCGGAAATGAAGCACCCGGGCACGCCGATCCTGTACGACCTGTCCAAGACCGTAGCCGAAGGCGGCTTGCCGTTCCGCGCCAACTGGGGCGTGGAACACGACGGCAAGTCGCTGCTGGCGGCGGACGGCTCCTTCAACAAGGGCAGCGAGCTCGATACGGGCTACCCGGAATTCGACCACGTGTTCCTGAAGAAGCTGGGCTGGTGGTCCGAACTGACCCCGCAGGAGCAGGCCCTGGCCGAAGGCAAGAACTGGAAGACGGACAATTCCGGCGGCATCATCCGCGTGGCGATCAAGCATGGCTGCGCACCATATGGCAATGCCCGCGCCCGCGCCCACGTGTGGAACTTCCCCGACCCCGTGCCGGTGCACCGCGAGCCGCTGCTGTCGTCGCGGCGCGACCTGGTGGCGAAGTACCCGACCTACGACGACAAGGCCAACTTCTGGCGCCTGCCCACGTTGTTCAAGTCCGTCCAGGCGGTCGACTTCTCGAAGGACTACCCGCTGATCATGACGTCCGGCCGCCTCGTCGAGTACGAAGGCGGCGGCGAGGAAACCCGCTCCAACCCATGGCTGGCCGAACTGCAGCAGAACATGTTCTGCGAAGTCAATCCGCAGGACGCGGCGCAGATCGGCGCCAGGGTAGGCGAATACATCTGGATCGAAACGCCGACGGGCGCGCGCCTGAAGATGATGGCGATGGTGACGCCGCGCGTCCCGCCGGGCATCGTCTGGATGCCGTTCCACTTCGGCGGCTGGTGGATGGGCGAGGACCTGGAAAAGCACTACCCGGAAGGCGGGGCGCCGGAAGTGCGCGGCGAGTCCGTCAACACGGGCTGGACGTACGGCTACGACGCCGTGACGATGATGCAGGAAACGAAGGTCTCGCTGTGCCGTCTGGCGCGCGCATAG
- the fdh3B gene encoding formate dehydrogenase FDH3 subunit beta yields MAARMKFICDTERCIDCNGCVTACKNEHELPWGINRRRVVTINDGVPGERSVSVACMHCTDAPCLAVCPVNCIYHTEDGIVLHSKDQCIGCGYCYYACPFGAPQFPETGLFNHRGKMDKCTFCAGGPEVDTSEAEFRKYGRNRIAEGKLPACAEMCGTKALLGGDADTVANIYRQRVETRGYGPELWGWKIAYGRPKRGGDIKARGDLPRENQQVSDAQNDPWRIP; encoded by the coding sequence ATGGCAGCACGAATGAAATTCATCTGCGACACGGAGCGCTGCATCGACTGCAACGGCTGCGTCACGGCCTGCAAGAACGAGCACGAACTGCCGTGGGGGATCAACCGCCGCCGGGTCGTGACGATCAACGACGGCGTGCCCGGCGAGCGTTCCGTTTCCGTCGCCTGCATGCACTGCACGGACGCGCCGTGCCTCGCGGTCTGCCCCGTCAACTGCATCTACCACACGGAAGACGGCATCGTCCTGCACAGCAAGGACCAGTGCATCGGCTGCGGCTACTGTTATTACGCATGCCCGTTCGGCGCCCCGCAGTTCCCGGAAACGGGACTGTTCAACCATCGCGGCAAGATGGACAAGTGCACATTCTGCGCAGGCGGGCCCGAGGTGGATACCTCCGAAGCGGAGTTCAGGAAGTACGGCCGCAACCGCATCGCCGAAGGCAAGCTGCCGGCCTGCGCGGAAATGTGCGGCACCAAGGCCCTGCTGGGCGGCGATGCCGACACGGTCGCCAATATCTACCGCCAACGTGTGGAGACGCGGGGCTATGGCCCGGAGCTGTGGGGCTGGAAGATCGCCTACGGCCGGCCAAAGCGTGGCGGCGACATCAAGGCGCGGGGCGACCTGCCGCGCGAGAACCAGCAGGTCAGCGATGCCCAGAACGACCCGTGGAGGATCCCATGA
- a CDS encoding formate dehydrogenase subunit gamma, with product MDHITSALRRSISFLAVAGLLLAALLAAPAHAGVPNKDAVPAYAEEQTMLQIEADSRTPEPGLMAPASGRVHIDRHYLGQYGATEGNVIVQRGGNTWREWRNGPIATVSGMILVLALLAIFLLYSAVGPARLDAPESGRRIQRFSRWDRWVHWATAIAFLLLAVTGLIILFGKVVLLPLLGHDIFAAVAYVSKYLHNFAGPLFVVCSVVMFVTFLRRNFVRRTDWEWVKQGGGVITHKHVPAGFFNAGEKAWFWLGVTLLGLVMSISGLILDFAVGQTRYVMQIANYLHLAGATFYMAAAMGHIYLGTLGTPGAYRAMREGHVDEEWARAHHSLWYEEVQATGQGAAAPAPGGHRRPASGPVSGPGNAPRGH from the coding sequence ATGGACCACATCACATCAGCGCTGCGGCGAAGCATCTCCTTCCTTGCGGTTGCCGGCCTGCTGCTGGCCGCCTTGCTGGCCGCGCCGGCGCACGCCGGGGTACCGAACAAGGACGCCGTGCCGGCCTATGCGGAAGAGCAGACGATGCTGCAGATCGAAGCCGATTCGCGCACGCCCGAACCCGGGCTGATGGCGCCCGCGTCGGGCCGCGTGCATATCGACCGCCATTATCTGGGGCAGTACGGTGCGACCGAGGGCAACGTCATCGTCCAGCGTGGCGGCAATACGTGGCGCGAGTGGCGCAACGGGCCCATCGCCACCGTGTCCGGCATGATCCTGGTGCTGGCGCTGCTGGCCATCTTCCTGCTGTACAGCGCGGTCGGGCCGGCCCGGCTGGACGCGCCCGAGTCGGGCCGCCGCATCCAGCGCTTCAGCCGGTGGGACCGGTGGGTGCACTGGGCCACGGCCATCGCCTTCCTGCTGCTGGCGGTGACGGGGCTGATTATCCTGTTCGGCAAGGTGGTGCTGCTGCCGCTGCTGGGGCACGACATCTTCGCCGCCGTCGCCTATGTATCGAAATACCTGCACAACTTCGCCGGTCCCCTGTTCGTTGTCTGCTCCGTCGTGATGTTCGTCACCTTCCTGCGCCGAAATTTCGTGCGCCGGACGGACTGGGAATGGGTCAAGCAGGGCGGCGGCGTGATCACGCACAAGCACGTGCCGGCCGGTTTCTTCAACGCGGGCGAGAAAGCCTGGTTCTGGCTGGGCGTCACGTTGCTGGGGCTTGTCATGTCCATCAGCGGGCTGATACTCGATTTCGCCGTGGGGCAGACCCGCTACGTGATGCAGATCGCGAACTACCTGCACCTGGCCGGCGCCACGTTCTATATGGCCGCGGCCATGGGCCACATCTACCTTGGTACGCTGGGCACGCCGGGCGCGTACCGGGCCATGCGCGAGGGGCACGTGGACGAGGAATGGGCCCGCGCCCACCATTCGCTGTGGTACGAGGAAGTCCAGGCGACCGGGCAGGGCGCCGCAGCGCCCGCGCCTGGAGGACATCGTCGTCCCGCCTCTGGCCCCGTCTCCGGTCCGGGCAACGCACCACGAGGACACTGA
- a CDS encoding DUF3305 domain-containing protein, which produces MKLGSMPIAVIMQRRTPTHRWADESWAAVGIVRDGGDLAPVQTLSESLDRDHYLVSGLELELYPDENDGYFENFMAPESKVFVLWRMQDGRAMPVRASVSYVEGTRMFDSGENADGVAMPPEVQAWLQAYLQAHYQPKPRRGRQHG; this is translated from the coding sequence ATGAAACTCGGAAGCATGCCGATCGCCGTCATCATGCAGCGGCGCACTCCCACGCACAGGTGGGCGGACGAATCCTGGGCCGCAGTCGGCATCGTGCGCGATGGCGGCGACCTGGCGCCTGTACAGACGCTGAGCGAAAGCCTTGATCGCGACCATTACCTGGTCTCCGGCCTGGAGCTGGAACTGTACCCGGACGAGAACGACGGCTACTTCGAGAATTTCATGGCGCCGGAGTCGAAGGTGTTCGTGCTGTGGCGCATGCAGGACGGGCGCGCGATGCCGGTGCGCGCGTCCGTCAGCTACGTCGAGGGCACGCGCATGTTCGACTCGGGCGAGAACGCCGACGGCGTCGCGATGCCGCCCGAAGTGCAGGCGTGGCTGCAGGCCTATCTGCAGGCCCATTACCAGCCGAAGCCGCGCCGCGGACGGCAGCACGGCTGA
- a CDS encoding DUF3306 domain-containing protein: MPEGFLRRWSRLKATGEPEAVPARPAAPASAPVAVGEAAPLPTLADVAQLGADADFSRFVAPDVDSAVRRLALKKMFADPHFNAIDGLDIYMGDFTKADPIPAAMMAALQHARSVFGPASEDEDARAVRDPAEPPASDPAEPSQADPASPTHTDPAEPAGTPAITPHTDETTV; this comes from the coding sequence ATGCCGGAAGGATTCCTGCGCCGCTGGTCGCGGCTGAAGGCGACGGGCGAGCCCGAGGCCGTTCCGGCGCGTCCGGCCGCACCTGCTTCCGCGCCGGTCGCCGTGGGCGAAGCGGCGCCCCTGCCGACCTTGGCGGACGTGGCGCAGCTGGGGGCGGATGCGGACTTCAGCCGCTTCGTCGCACCCGACGTCGACAGCGCGGTGCGCCGCCTGGCGCTGAAAAAAATGTTTGCCGATCCGCATTTCAACGCAATCGATGGGCTCGATATCTATATGGGCGACTTTACCAAGGCCGACCCCATCCCGGCTGCCATGATGGCCGCGCTGCAGCATGCGCGCAGCGTATTCGGTCCCGCAAGCGAGGATGAGGATGCCCGAGCGGTGCGCGATCCGGCCGAACCGCCCGCGTCCGACCCGGCCGAACCTTCCCAGGCCGATCCGGCGTCGCCCACCCATACCGATCCCGCCGAGCCGGCCGGGACGCCCGCCATTACACCTCACACAGACGAAACCACCGTATGA
- a CDS encoding 4Fe-4S binding protein has protein sequence MNVPFDPAAVAAPRPLAATLAAMAALDALPPTEAQDAVTYRSGGNTLVIGPAAEALPLADYLARGLRVTVLLRGEVPPTEPRTYPVFHANAVALVGWLGAFAVRWQETGAAAQQASFDLVLDLGDVPLIATHQPPNGYYAPGPDRTARQAAADALLEMVGDFEKPRYFSYRERLCAHSRNTLVGCNACVDICSAGAIAGAGDNIAVNPYLCAGCGACTTVCPTGALTYAYPTATQMGRRLKTALQAYRAEGGVDAVVLFHADDRPADVQPGTIPVALHHVAATGIDLWLAALAYGAAGVAVRLTGAEAPQYAAALEQQMAIAQEVMDGLGYAGPHFALVRGDGAMDWPGGQVPAPAATFDVAATKRDTLEYALDHLHRHAPMQPQTVSLPAGAPFGAIALNTAACTLCMSCVGACPASALLGGDTLPQLRFVEKNCVQCGLCATTCPEDAIRLVPRMSFKPTRNQPFVLHGSQPFHCIRCDKPFGTLQMIETMLAKLGRHGAFAGNLDRMKMCGDCRVIDMMAPQEEMKVIPLRRM, from the coding sequence ATGAACGTACCGTTCGACCCCGCCGCAGTGGCCGCCCCGCGACCGCTGGCGGCCACGCTTGCCGCCATGGCTGCCCTCGACGCCTTGCCGCCTACCGAAGCGCAGGATGCCGTTACCTACCGCTCCGGCGGCAACACGCTGGTCATCGGCCCGGCCGCCGAGGCGCTGCCGCTGGCAGACTACCTGGCGCGCGGGCTGCGCGTCACCGTGCTGCTGCGCGGCGAAGTCCCCCCGACCGAGCCGCGCACCTATCCGGTCTTTCACGCCAACGCGGTCGCGCTGGTGGGCTGGCTGGGCGCGTTTGCCGTACGCTGGCAGGAGACTGGCGCCGCGGCGCAGCAGGCCAGCTTCGACCTCGTGCTGGACCTGGGCGACGTGCCGCTGATCGCCACCCACCAGCCGCCAAATGGTTATTACGCGCCGGGACCCGATCGGACAGCCCGCCAGGCGGCCGCCGATGCGTTGCTGGAGATGGTGGGCGACTTCGAGAAGCCCAGGTATTTCAGTTACCGCGAACGGCTGTGCGCCCACAGCCGCAACACGCTGGTGGGCTGCAACGCCTGCGTCGACATCTGCTCGGCAGGTGCCATCGCGGGCGCTGGCGACAACATCGCCGTCAATCCCTACCTGTGCGCGGGCTGCGGCGCGTGCACCACCGTCTGCCCGACCGGCGCGCTGACATACGCCTACCCAACCGCCACGCAGATGGGGCGCCGCCTGAAAACGGCGCTGCAGGCCTACCGCGCCGAAGGGGGCGTCGATGCCGTCGTCCTGTTCCATGCGGACGACCGGCCGGCGGACGTGCAGCCCGGAACGATTCCCGTGGCGCTGCATCACGTGGCAGCCACAGGCATCGACCTGTGGCTCGCTGCGCTGGCCTACGGCGCCGCCGGCGTGGCGGTGCGACTGACGGGTGCGGAGGCGCCGCAGTACGCGGCCGCGCTGGAGCAGCAGATGGCCATCGCGCAGGAGGTCATGGACGGCCTGGGTTATGCGGGGCCGCACTTCGCACTCGTGCGCGGCGACGGTGCGATGGACTGGCCCGGCGGGCAGGTCCCTGCGCCGGCGGCCACGTTCGACGTGGCCGCGACGAAACGCGACACGCTGGAGTACGCGCTGGACCACCTGCACCGGCATGCCCCGATGCAGCCGCAAACGGTATCATTGCCGGCGGGCGCGCCGTTCGGCGCGATCGCCCTCAATACCGCCGCGTGCACGCTGTGCATGTCCTGCGTGGGCGCCTGCCCCGCATCGGCCCTGCTGGGCGGCGACACGCTGCCGCAGCTGCGCTTCGTCGAGAAGAACTGCGTGCAGTGCGGCCTGTGCGCCACCACCTGCCCGGAAGACGCCATCCGGCTGGTGCCGCGCATGTCGTTCAAGCCGACCCGCAACCAGCCGTTCGTGCTGCACGGTTCGCAACCGTTCCACTGCATCCGCTGCGACAAGCCGTTCGGCACCCTGCAGATGATCGAGACCATGCTGGCGAAGCTGGGCCGGCACGGCGCCTTCGCGGGCAACCTCGACCGCATGAAGATGTGCGGCGACTGCCGCGTGATCGACATGATGGCGCCACAGGAGGAAATGAAGGTCATCCCGTTGCGCCGGATGTGA